The proteins below come from a single Aegilops tauschii subsp. strangulata cultivar AL8/78 chromosome 6, Aet v6.0, whole genome shotgun sequence genomic window:
- the LOC109780638 gene encoding LEAF RUST 10 DISEASE-RESISTANCEUS RECEPTOR-LIKE PROTEIN KINASE-like 2.3 isoform X1 — protein sequence MSLASLLLLLCVSFFLIAATKPGLQAEGCSPERCGNLTIATPFGLVSGSEENTCMQLGFQVHCTDGVPYLGYHSGYGLQILNIFPDNGSMVVSDILKLGDFNSSSHQGCHVSMADAATKIGPPFSISPLNQNLIFYNCTKPPPARARLVETMCGNNTFVRAGGWYNATGGMNSRYALEGCNATAVPVLVPSGEANAGDYEELISDGFLLTWQPLPSAGGSGIKRISKRILILIVSSAVSALLFLCVCVMMRHPKGKRPWSRSKRTSSGTERNYEAMILSYGSLAPKRYTYSQVMKITSSSNHELGKGGYGVVFKGRLHDDRLVAVKFLHDCKGNGDDFVNEVMSIGRTSHVNIVSLFGFCLEGSKRALIYEYMPNGSLDRYIYSENPKEILGWERLYAIAIGIARGLEYLHHSCNTRIVHFDIKPQNILLDKDFCPKIADFGLAKLCHAKESKLSMTGARGTIGFIAPEVHSRTFGVVSTKSDVYSYGMMLLEMVGGRKNVKSVAEKSSEEYFPDWIYDHLCQDDGLRACEVRSEIEEIAKKMTFIGLWCIQVVPMSRPTITKVLEMFERSLDELDMPPKQNFHGPLDDSAHNMSVQSASYTISEDKILVNSKNIQLLPAL from the exons ATGTCTCTAGCCAGCTTGCTCTTGCTGCTGTGTGTATCTTTCTTTCTTATCGCAGCCACTAAACCAGGCTTGCAAGCAGAAGGCTGCTCACCCGAGCGATGCGGCAACCTGACCATTGCTACCCCGTTCGGGCTCGTCTCAGGGTCGGAGGAGAACACATGTATGCAGCTCGGTTTCCAGGTCCACTGTACCGACGGTGTCCCGTACCTCGGGTACCACTCTGGATACGGACTCCAGATCCTCAACATCTTCCCCGACAACGGCTCCATGGTTGTTTCTGACATCCTCAAGCTCGGGGACTTCAACAGTTCGAGCCACCAAGGTTGCCATGTCTCTATGGCCGACGCCGCCACCAAAATTGGGCCTCCATTCTCAATAAGCCCCCTTAACCAGAACCTCATCTTCTACAACTGCACCAAGCCGCCGCCAGCCCGAGCTAGGCTGGTGGAGACGATGTGCGGGAACAACACCTTTGTCCGCGCGGGAGGGTGGTACAACGCGACAGGCGGGATGAACAGCAGATACGCTTTGGAGGGCTGCAACGCCACCGCCGTGCCGGTGCTGGTGCCGTCTGGCGAGGCGAACGCCGGAGACTACGAGGAGCTCATCAGCGATGGCTTCCTCCTCACATGGCAGCCGCTGCCTTCCGCTGGTGGTAGTG GTATCAAGAGGATTAGCAAAAGGATACTAATACTAATAG TTTCATCAGCAGTTTCAGCCTTGCTCTTTCTATGCGTTTGTGTGATGATGAGGCATCCTAAGGGGAAAAGACCATGGTCTCGCAGCAAAAGGACTAGCAGCGGCACTGAAAGGAATTACGAGGCCATGATATTATCATATGGATCACTAGCCCCCAAAAGGTACACGTACTCACAGGTAATGAAGATAACATCTTCTAGCAATCATGAGCTTGGAAAGGGTGGTTATGGTGTGGTTTTCAAAGGAAGACTACATGATGATCGACTTGTTGCTGTGAAATTCTTGCATGACTGCAAAGGAAATGGGGATGATTTTGTGAATGAGGTTATGAGCATTGGGAGAACCTCTCATGTTAATATTGTTAGcttatttgggttttgtttggagGGATCAAAACGAGCTCTTATATATGAGTACATGCCCAATGGTTCCCTGGATAGGTATATTTACTCCGAGAACCCCAAAGAAATTTTAGGATGGGAGAGGCTGTATGCGATAGCAATCGGGATTGCTCGTGGCCTAGAATACTTGCACCATAGTTGTAATACACGGATCGTTCATTTTGATATCAAGCCACAAAATATCCTTCTAGACAAGGATTTTTGCCCAAAGATTGCTGATTTTGGTCTAGCTAAATTGTGTCATGCAAAAGAGAGCAAGCTTTCAATGACTGGTGCTAGAGGAACAATTGGGTTCATTGCTCCAGAAGTTCACTCTCGGACATTTGGTGTTGTTTCAACCAAGTCAGATGTTTATAGTTATGGAATGATGTTGTTAGAGATGGTTGGGGGCAGGAAAAATGTGAAATCGGTGGCTGAAAAATCGAGCGAAGAATATTTTCCAGATTGGATTTATGACCACCTTTGTCAAGATGATGGACTGCGAGCATGTGAAGTCAGAAGTGAAATTGAGGAAATAGCAAAAAAGATGACCTTCATTGGCTTGTGGTGCATACAAGTAGTACCTATGTCTCGCCCTACCATAACCAAAGTTCTAGAAATGTTTGAAAGAAGCTTGGATGAACTGGACATGCCACCTAAGCAAAACTTCCATGGACCACT TGACGACTCAGCACACAATATGAGTGTACAAAGTGCAAGTTATACCATTTCTGAAGACAAGATCCTTGTGAATTCAAAAAACATTCAATTGTTGCCAGCTCTTTGA
- the LOC109780638 gene encoding LEAF RUST 10 DISEASE-RESISTANCEUS RECEPTOR-LIKE PROTEIN KINASE-like 2.5 isoform X2 yields the protein MSPTCSRLLLLLCISLSCIAAIKPGAQAQEGCLPERCGNLTISSPFGLVSVLEENRCAQLGFQVHCTNGTPYLWYYEPGFGLQILNMFYSNGSLLVADIHKLGDFESSGCHVPVTNTSSKIGHPFSISNLNQNIIFYNCTKAPPLETVRRAGLAETVCRNNTFVRTGGHYSERDGGYALEGCNAIFLPVLAASGEANASDYEGLISNGFLLTWRQPPAGSGIKRISKRILILIVSSAVSALLFLCVCVMMRHPKGKRPWSRSKRTSSGTERNYEAMILSYGSLAPKRYTYSQVMKITSSSNHELGKGGYGVVFKGRLHDDRLVAVKFLHDCKGNGDDFVNEVMSIGRTSHVNIVSLFGFCLEGSKRALIYEYMPNGSLDRYIYSENPKEILGWERLYAIAIGIARGLEYLHHSCNTRIVHFDIKPQNILLDKDFCPKIADFGLAKLCHAKESKLSMTGARGTIGFIAPEVHSRTFGVVSTKSDVYSYGMMLLEMVGGRKNVKSVAEKSSEEYFPDWIYDHLCQDDGLRACEVRSEIEEIAKKMTFIGLWCIQVVPMSRPTITKVLEMFERSLDELDMPPKQNFHGPLDDSAHNMSVQSASYTISEDKILVNSKNIQLLPAL from the exons ATGTCCCCAACCTGCAGCCGCCTGTTGCTGCTTCTGTGCATATCTCTCTCTTGTATCGCAGCCATTAAACCTGGCGCGCAAGCACAAGAAGGCTGCTTGCCCGAGCGATGCGGCAACCTGACCATCTCTTCTCCGTTCGGGCTCGTCTCGGTGTTGGAGGAGAACAGGTGCGCTCAACTCGGTTTCCAGGTCCACTGCACCAACGGCACCCCGTACCTTTGGTACTATGAGCCCGGGTTCGGGCTCCAGATCCTCAACATGTTCTACAGCAACGGTTCCTTGCTCGTCGCCGATATCCACAAGCTAGGAGACTTCGAAAGTTCAGGCTGCCATGTACCGGTGACAAATACCTCCTCCAAAATTGGGCATCCGTTCTCGATTAGCAACTTGAATCAGAACATCATCTTCTACAACTGCACCAAGGCGCCGCCGTTGGAGACCGTAAGGCGAGCAGGGCTCGCGGAGACGGTATGCCGCAACAACACCTTTGTCCGCACAGGAGGGCATTACAGTGAGAGGGACGGCGGCTATGCTTTAGAGGGATGCAATGCTATCTTCCTTCCGGTACTGGCAGCATCCGGTGAGGCGAACGCAAGTGATTATGAGGGGCTAATCAGCAATGGCTTCCTCCTGACATGGCGGCAGCCGCCTGCTGGTAGTG GTATCAAGAGGATTAGCAAAAGGATACTAATACTAATAG TTTCATCAGCAGTTTCAGCCTTGCTCTTTCTATGCGTTTGTGTGATGATGAGGCATCCTAAGGGGAAAAGACCATGGTCTCGCAGCAAAAGGACTAGCAGCGGCACTGAAAGGAATTACGAGGCCATGATATTATCATATGGATCACTAGCCCCCAAAAGGTACACGTACTCACAGGTAATGAAGATAACATCTTCTAGCAATCATGAGCTTGGAAAGGGTGGTTATGGTGTGGTTTTCAAAGGAAGACTACATGATGATCGACTTGTTGCTGTGAAATTCTTGCATGACTGCAAAGGAAATGGGGATGATTTTGTGAATGAGGTTATGAGCATTGGGAGAACCTCTCATGTTAATATTGTTAGcttatttgggttttgtttggagGGATCAAAACGAGCTCTTATATATGAGTACATGCCCAATGGTTCCCTGGATAGGTATATTTACTCCGAGAACCCCAAAGAAATTTTAGGATGGGAGAGGCTGTATGCGATAGCAATCGGGATTGCTCGTGGCCTAGAATACTTGCACCATAGTTGTAATACACGGATCGTTCATTTTGATATCAAGCCACAAAATATCCTTCTAGACAAGGATTTTTGCCCAAAGATTGCTGATTTTGGTCTAGCTAAATTGTGTCATGCAAAAGAGAGCAAGCTTTCAATGACTGGTGCTAGAGGAACAATTGGGTTCATTGCTCCAGAAGTTCACTCTCGGACATTTGGTGTTGTTTCAACCAAGTCAGATGTTTATAGTTATGGAATGATGTTGTTAGAGATGGTTGGGGGCAGGAAAAATGTGAAATCGGTGGCTGAAAAATCGAGCGAAGAATATTTTCCAGATTGGATTTATGACCACCTTTGTCAAGATGATGGACTGCGAGCATGTGAAGTCAGAAGTGAAATTGAGGAAATAGCAAAAAAGATGACCTTCATTGGCTTGTGGTGCATACAAGTAGTACCTATGTCTCGCCCTACCATAACCAAAGTTCTAGAAATGTTTGAAAGAAGCTTGGATGAACTGGACATGCCACCTAAGCAAAACTTCCATGGACCACT TGACGACTCAGCACACAATATGAGTGTACAAAGTGCAAGTTATACCATTTCTGAAGACAAGATCCTTGTGAATTCAAAAAACATTCAATTGTTGCCAGCTCTTTGA